The following proteins are co-located in the Brevibacillus laterosporus DSM 25 genome:
- the cobK gene encoding precorrin-6A reductase, whose amino-acid sequence MILFLAGTSDARELAVLLKSTGIDLLATVVTDSAAKSLEEEGIATRVGRLPLADMIALAKEQKATTIVDASHPFAEEASKNAMACAEELQLPYIRFERETRSYVDHPSVLLVENYEQAALEAKSRKGVVMLTTGSKTLGTFTKHLLGDPEIRLIARMLPRKDNMEKCEELGVEQKNIIAMQGPFSKELNAALYTQFGVTTMITKESGKVGAVDEKLEAALELGIYTIMIDRPKLVYGETHHTFDSVLKAIKTHATI is encoded by the coding sequence ATGATCCTGTTTTTGGCAGGAACAAGTGATGCACGCGAATTGGCTGTTCTTTTGAAGTCAACAGGCATTGATCTACTGGCAACGGTTGTCACCGATTCTGCTGCAAAAAGCTTGGAGGAAGAAGGTATCGCCACGCGTGTAGGAAGATTGCCACTAGCGGATATGATTGCCTTAGCCAAGGAACAGAAGGCCACAACTATTGTGGATGCGAGTCATCCTTTTGCAGAGGAAGCTTCTAAAAATGCTATGGCATGCGCAGAAGAATTACAGCTCCCTTACATTCGTTTTGAGAGGGAGACCCGTAGTTATGTTGATCATCCTAGTGTGCTCTTGGTGGAAAATTATGAACAAGCAGCATTGGAAGCAAAAAGCAGAAAAGGCGTGGTTATGCTAACCACTGGAAGTAAAACACTCGGTACTTTTACCAAGCATTTACTAGGTGATCCTGAGATTCGTTTGATCGCAAGAATGCTGCCACGTAAAGACAATATGGAAAAGTGTGAAGAGCTAGGTGTAGAGCAAAAAAATATCATTGCTATGCAAGGTCCTTTTTCTAAAGAATTGAATGCCGCTCTGTATACTCAATTTGGTGTTACTACAATGATTACAAAAGAAAGCGGTAAGGTAGGCGCTGTGGATGAAAAGCTGGAGGCAGCCCTAGAGCTTGGCATCTATACCATTATGATTGACAGACCTAAACTCGTGTACGGAGAAACGCATCACACATTTGATAGCGTTTTGAAAGCGATAAAAACACACGCTACGATCTAA
- a CDS encoding sirohydrochlorin chelatase, with protein sequence MNGILFIGHGSRDAEGNEHLLQFTQRVTELLKEQTEVTLYETCFLELTRPTIMQGVQKIVERGATTVAMVPLMLFQAAHAKLHIPHEIDEAKAKYPHVDFRYGRPIGVHEDMVQILRDRLQNTTTYTPLEQANKDSAILLVGRGSSDSDANSDLCKIARLLWESTGVGNVEVAYMGVTYPTVEEGLVRCVRQGAKQIYVLPYLLFTGILLKRLEENLQQFHQEFPDIQASMSEALGFHELLEQIVVDRSVEALQGRALANCDLCQFRKLAVFDHHHHDHDHHHDHDHHHDHDHHHDHDHHHDHDHHHDHDHHHDHDHHHTNGHSHTPVPKKEQPSCSKESQATEANDKRGVRV encoded by the coding sequence TTGAACGGAATACTTTTTATCGGTCATGGTAGCAGAGATGCCGAGGGAAATGAGCATCTTCTACAGTTTACACAGCGAGTTACTGAGTTGTTAAAGGAACAAACAGAGGTAACACTGTATGAGACTTGTTTCTTGGAGTTAACCAGACCAACCATTATGCAAGGGGTGCAAAAAATAGTAGAGCGCGGGGCTACCACTGTAGCAATGGTACCATTAATGCTGTTTCAAGCGGCCCATGCAAAACTACACATCCCCCATGAAATAGATGAAGCTAAAGCGAAATATCCACATGTCGATTTTCGCTATGGTCGCCCTATAGGTGTCCATGAAGATATGGTGCAAATTTTGCGGGATCGTTTACAAAATACAACCACATATACTCCACTAGAACAGGCAAACAAGGATAGTGCCATTCTGTTAGTAGGTCGTGGGAGTAGTGACTCGGACGCAAACAGTGACCTATGTAAAATAGCTCGTTTGTTGTGGGAGAGCACAGGGGTAGGTAACGTTGAAGTGGCGTACATGGGCGTTACCTATCCAACAGTGGAAGAAGGGTTAGTTCGTTGTGTAAGACAAGGAGCTAAGCAAATTTATGTCCTTCCTTATTTGTTATTTACGGGTATTCTGTTAAAGCGTCTAGAAGAGAATTTACAACAGTTTCATCAGGAGTTCCCTGATATACAAGCATCGATGAGCGAGGCGTTAGGATTCCATGAATTGCTAGAACAAATTGTGGTAGATCGCTCTGTGGAAGCACTACAAGGACGGGCATTAGCCAACTGTGATCTTTGTCAATTTAGAAAACTTGCTGTATTCGATCATCACCACCACGATCATGATCACCATCATGACCATGATCACCATCATGACCATGATCACCATCATGACCATGATCACCATCATGACCATGATCACCACCATGACCATGATCACCACCATGACCATGATCATCACCATACAAATGGGCATAGTCATACCCCGGTACCAAAAAAGGAACAACCATCCTGTAGCAAGGAGTCGCAAGCTACAGAAGCTAACGATAAACGGGGGGTACGTGTATGA
- the cobJ gene encoding precorrin-3B C(17)-methyltransferase, translating to MDKGKILLIGFGPGHHDHITHRAKEAILECEVVIGYNTYVDLIRELISEKSVVRTGMTEEVSRAQEAVRLAELGKVVGVISSGDAGVYGMAGLVYEVLVEKGWKESTGVKVEVVPGISSIQSCASLLGAPIMHDACTISLSDHLTPWATIAKRVEAAASADFVIALYNPRSGRRTRQIVETQQILLKYRSPDTPVGIVKSAYRDREHVVITTLADMLQHEIGMLTTVIIGNTTTFVYDQKIITPRGYQRKYTLNRMDQPLKPHERLQEKAEPWALHSQPENGNLLSGSSSEQGQPTGGVTVATSPQATIQEAQVSDSTPLATMEALSNPRQFSGEVEQVPENSFQVETESFQAPKQAVKAFQLAMEALACVDEKTALELNQGITPPPRPFSGVVDILELGVSPGVARKNFTSEQMRLLADLTKDGGEMMYSIEHQILLRLPQVDPQKVTEQLRAVGFQLFPIGASAQVKACDFCDLEKDESIPVAEELGRRLDGLAVPKDLKIGFNGCGMACYGAVMEDIGLVYRRGAYDVFLGGKRIGRNAHPGQRIAEGIPEEQIIGLVERIVDEYKVKGHIDERFHKFFKRTGQVLEYRYQEFIAPLQIEEPCGD from the coding sequence ATGGATAAAGGAAAAATTCTACTAATTGGCTTTGGACCAGGACATCATGATCACATTACGCATCGCGCAAAAGAGGCTATCCTAGAATGCGAAGTGGTAATTGGCTACAACACTTATGTAGATTTAATTAGAGAACTAATCTCAGAAAAAAGTGTCGTACGTACTGGGATGACAGAAGAGGTTAGTCGTGCTCAAGAAGCGGTAAGATTGGCTGAGTTAGGTAAAGTTGTTGGCGTTATTTCTAGTGGGGATGCTGGAGTATACGGCATGGCCGGATTAGTCTATGAAGTACTTGTAGAAAAAGGCTGGAAAGAATCCACTGGGGTGAAGGTAGAGGTTGTACCTGGGATTTCATCAATTCAATCTTGCGCCTCTTTATTAGGTGCTCCAATCATGCACGACGCTTGCACAATCAGCTTGAGTGACCATCTTACACCGTGGGCAACGATCGCTAAGCGTGTGGAAGCAGCCGCTTCTGCTGATTTTGTAATTGCGTTGTATAACCCTCGCAGTGGTCGTCGTACACGACAAATTGTAGAAACACAGCAAATTTTATTAAAATATCGTTCTCCTGATACGCCTGTAGGAATCGTGAAAAGCGCCTACCGAGACCGTGAGCATGTTGTAATTACAACTCTTGCAGACATGTTGCAGCATGAAATTGGAATGTTGACAACGGTAATCATCGGAAACACGACCACTTTTGTTTACGACCAAAAAATCATTACACCACGCGGATATCAACGTAAATATACGTTAAATCGTATGGATCAACCGCTAAAACCTCATGAACGTTTACAGGAGAAGGCAGAGCCTTGGGCGCTTCACAGTCAGCCTGAGAATGGAAATCTGTTATCTGGCTCTTCTTCTGAACAAGGACAACCAACTGGTGGAGTGACTGTAGCGACGTCACCACAAGCTACAATACAAGAAGCTCAAGTTTCTGACTCAACACCATTAGCGACAATGGAAGCCCTTTCAAATCCCAGGCAATTCTCTGGGGAAGTAGAGCAGGTACCTGAAAACTCTTTTCAGGTAGAAACGGAGAGCTTTCAAGCTCCTAAACAAGCGGTTAAAGCTTTTCAGCTAGCGATGGAAGCGCTTGCGTGTGTTGATGAAAAGACAGCCTTAGAGCTTAATCAGGGTATCACTCCGCCACCACGTCCGTTTAGCGGAGTTGTTGATATTTTAGAGCTAGGCGTTTCGCCTGGCGTAGCGCGCAAGAATTTTACCTCTGAGCAAATGCGACTCTTGGCAGATTTGACTAAAGATGGCGGAGAAATGATGTATAGCATTGAGCATCAAATTCTTCTCCGATTACCTCAGGTAGATCCACAAAAAGTAACAGAACAATTAAGAGCAGTAGGCTTTCAGTTGTTTCCGATCGGAGCTAGTGCACAGGTAAAAGCATGTGATTTTTGTGATTTAGAAAAGGATGAATCCATACCCGTAGCTGAAGAATTAGGCAGACGATTGGATGGTCTAGCTGTGCCTAAAGATTTAAAAATTGGTTTTAACGGCTGCGGAATGGCATGCTATGGTGCGGTTATGGAAGACATTGGTCTTGTGTATCGACGTGGTGCATATGATGTGTTTTTAGGTGGTAAACGTATTGGGCGTAATGCACATCCTGGACAACGCATTGCTGAGGGAATACCGGAAGAGCAAATTATTGGTCTTGTAGAACGAATTGTGGATGAATATAAGGTAAAAGGTCATATCGATGAACGATTCCATAAATTCTTTAAACGTACAGGGCAAGTACTTGAATATCGTTATCAGGAATTCATAGCGCCGTTGCAAATCGAAGAACCGTGTGGAGATTAA